One region of Budorcas taxicolor isolate Tak-1 chromosome 3, Takin1.1, whole genome shotgun sequence genomic DNA includes:
- the TSHB gene encoding thyrotropin subunit beta, with the protein MTAIFLMSMIFGLACGQAMSFCIPTEYMMHVERKECAYCLTINTTICAGYCMTRDVNGKLFLPKYALSQDVCTYRDFMYKTAEVPGCPRHVTPYFSYPVAISCKCGKCNTDYSDCIHEAIKTNYCTKPQKSYVVGFSI; encoded by the exons ATGACTGCTATCTTCCTGATGTCCATGATTTTTGGCCTTGCATGTGGACAAGCAATGTCTTTTTGTATTCCAACTGAGTATATGATGCATGTCGAAAGGAAAGAATGTGCTTACTGCCTAACCATCAACACCACCATCTGTGCTGGTTATTGTATGACACGG GATGTCAACGGCAAGCTGTTTCTTCCCAAATATGCCCTGTCTCAGGATGTCTGTACATACAGAGACTTCATGTACAAGACTGCAGAAGTACCAGGATGCCCACGCCATGTTACTCCTTATTTCTCCTACCCAGTAGCTATAAGCTGTAAGTGTGGCAAGTGTAATACTGACTATAGTGATTGTATACACGAGGCCATCAAAACAAACTACTGTACCAAACCTCAGAAGTCCTATGTGGTGGGATTTTCTATCTAA